One Planktothrix sp. FACHB-1365 DNA segment encodes these proteins:
- the glgA gene encoding glycogen synthase GlgA: MYIVQIASECAPVIKAGGLGDVVYGLSRELELRGHTIEIILPKYDCMRYDQIWGLHEAYQDLYVPWFDGAIHCTVFCGWVHGRLCFFIEPHSEDHFFDRGCYYGCVDDYLRFAFFSKAALEFLLKSGKRPDILHCHDWQTGLIPVMLYEMYKYHGMENIRVCYTIHNFKHQGIAGTNILWATGLNRESYYFEYDRLRDNFNPFGLNFMKGGIVYSNFVTTVSPNHAWEAHYGEFGYGLGHTLELHQHKFGGVLNGIDYEVWNPEVDRFIPEQYTPKTLEGKQKNKKALRERLWLSHEDKPLICYIGRLDDQKGVHLVHHAIYYALHRQAQFVLLGSATEASINSWFWHEKNFLNDNPDCHLELGFNEELSHLIYAAADIIVVPSNYEPCGLTQMIGLKYGAVPVVRAVGGLVNTVFDRDYDEYHTPEERNGYVFNYTDFQALESAMDRAIGLWNYYPDEFEKLRIQGMNYDYSWNQPGTDYLAIYEFIRHK, from the coding sequence ATGTACATCGTACAAATTGCCTCTGAATGTGCCCCAGTCATCAAAGCGGGAGGCTTAGGCGATGTTGTGTACGGACTCAGTAGGGAGTTAGAACTGCGGGGTCATACCATTGAGATTATATTGCCCAAGTACGACTGCATGAGGTATGACCAAATATGGGGACTTCATGAAGCCTATCAAGATTTATATGTACCTTGGTTTGATGGGGCGATACACTGCACTGTTTTTTGTGGTTGGGTTCATGGACGGTTATGCTTCTTTATTGAACCTCACTCCGAGGATCATTTCTTTGACCGAGGTTGTTATTATGGTTGTGTCGATGATTATCTGAGATTTGCCTTTTTTAGTAAAGCGGCATTAGAGTTTTTACTTAAATCTGGAAAACGTCCTGATATTCTCCATTGTCATGATTGGCAAACGGGTTTAATTCCAGTCATGTTGTATGAAATGTACAAATATCATGGCATGGAAAATATCCGAGTTTGTTATACCATCCATAACTTTAAACATCAAGGAATTGCTGGCACAAATATCCTTTGGGCTACGGGATTAAACCGAGAATCCTACTATTTTGAATATGACCGTTTACGCGATAATTTTAACCCCTTTGGCTTGAATTTTATGAAGGGGGGAATTGTTTACTCTAACTTTGTAACAACGGTTTCTCCTAACCATGCTTGGGAAGCCCATTATGGTGAATTTGGTTATGGGTTAGGACATACCCTAGAACTACATCAACATAAATTTGGTGGAGTATTAAATGGGATTGATTATGAAGTTTGGAACCCGGAAGTTGATCGATTTATTCCTGAACAATATACGCCAAAAACTTTAGAAGGAAAACAAAAGAATAAAAAAGCTTTACGGGAACGGTTATGGTTAAGTCATGAAGATAAACCCCTCATTTGTTATATTGGTCGCTTAGACGATCAAAAAGGGGTGCATCTGGTTCATCATGCCATTTATTATGCTCTGCATCGACAAGCTCAATTTGTGTTATTAGGATCGGCAACAGAAGCGAGTATTAACTCTTGGTTTTGGCATGAAAAGAACTTTTTAAATGATAACCCAGATTGTCATTTAGAACTAGGGTTTAATGAGGAATTATCCCATTTAATTTATGCAGCCGCCGATATTATTGTAGTTCCCAGTAATTATGAACCCTGCGGGTTAACTCAAATGATTGGGTTAAAATATGGGGCTGTTCCCGTTGTTCGCGCGGTTGGTGGTTTAGTAAATACCGTTTTTGATCGAGATTATGACGAATATCATACACCGGAAGAACGCAATGGTTATGTTTTCAATTACACCGATTTTCAAGCCTTAGAATCAGCAATGGATCGCGCTATTGGGCTTTGGAATTACTATCCTGATGAATTTGAAAAATTGAGAATTCAAGGCATGAATTATGACTATTCTTGGAACCAACCGGGAACGGATTATTTAGCCATTTACGAATTCATCCGGCACAAATAA
- a CDS encoding type II toxin-antitoxin system RelE/ParE family toxin, with product MIEVRFTLPFLRRLKALTKRYRKIQSDIQPIIEQLQIGNFIGDQLSGIDLAVFKVRAKNSDIPTGKSGGYRVIYQVVSPELILLLLIYAKSDQADVSLDEIKDAINKTYLP from the coding sequence ATGATAGAAGTTCGCTTTACATTACCCTTCCTACGCCGTCTAAAAGCATTAACTAAACGTTATCGAAAAATTCAATCTGATATTCAGCCGATTATTGAGCAGCTACAGATTGGAAATTTTATCGGCGATCAACTCTCTGGTATAGACTTAGCTGTTTTTAAAGTTCGAGCCAAAAATAGTGATATTCCCACAGGCAAAAGTGGTGGCTATCGGGTGATCTATCAAGTTGTTTCACCTGAATTAATTTTGCTTCTGCTAATCTATGCAAAATCAGATCAGGCAGATGTTAGCCTAGACGAGATTAAAGATGCTATTAACAAAACTTATTTACCATAG
- a CDS encoding NB-ARC domain-containing protein yields the protein MDVNEVLQFVDRVVFEQTGKHLDDVQRAIVEGTWQRQTYDNIAHECHVNKNYASDVGAELWQLLSQALGEDIKKTNFRSTLERVYIKSSQVIGLGNHHNFHFCTQTFNQHNTNNRETNIKSQSPYYDLTLTPKIINFYNRKSELKTLLSLILDNNIRLISVLGLSGIGKTTLVKRWVDLNLDEFEVIIWKSLKYPKLLELLIDDLLNTCKQELKVTRDDNLKQLFDVFTDKKCLIILDDVHHIFTRGEFSGQYQSVYQDYQNFFKLITETEHQSHLILISQEQCAEMECLDEELYPIKALKLSGLENGEILSGMGLKTDQDSGLKLIEKYQGNPMYLKDVAVLIKDVFDGNVAEFLAEDSLVITKEMRSHFNQLFNRLSPVEQKIVVELSKFDQPVSREELRQHLDLSSIDLINGLQSLQQRYLVSKIKTDPILFNLSLLFQEYLRTIEKNSINP from the coding sequence ATGGATGTAAATGAAGTGTTACAATTTGTAGATCGTGTTGTTTTTGAACAAACTGGAAAACACCTTGATGATGTTCAAAGGGCTATAGTTGAAGGAACTTGGCAAAGACAAACTTATGATAATATTGCCCATGAGTGTCATGTTAATAAAAATTATGCTAGTGATGTCGGGGCTGAATTATGGCAACTTTTATCTCAAGCATTGGGTGAAGATATTAAAAAAACTAATTTTCGTTCTACATTAGAAAGAGTTTATATTAAATCATCACAAGTTATTGGTTTAGGAAATCATCATAATTTTCATTTTTGTACACAGACTTTTAATCAGCATAATACTAATAATCGAGAAACTAATATAAAATCTCAATCACCTTACTATGATTTAACCTTAACTCCTAAAATTATCAATTTTTATAATAGAAAATCAGAACTTAAAACCCTTTTGAGTTTGATATTAGATAATAATATTCGTTTAATTTCAGTTTTAGGATTATCTGGAATAGGGAAAACGACTTTAGTTAAAAGATGGGTTGATTTGAATTTAGATGAATTTGAGGTAATTATCTGGAAAAGTTTAAAATATCCTAAACTTTTAGAATTATTGATTGATGATTTATTGAATACTTGTAAGCAAGAATTAAAAGTAACTAGAGATGACAACTTAAAACAATTATTTGATGTTTTCACGGATAAAAAATGTTTGATTATTCTTGATGATGTTCATCATATCTTTACCAGGGGTGAATTTTCTGGACAATATCAAAGTGTTTATCAAGATTATCAAAACTTTTTTAAACTGATCACAGAAACAGAACATCAAAGTCATCTAATTTTAATCAGTCAAGAACAATGTGCAGAAATGGAATGTTTGGATGAGGAATTATATCCGATAAAAGCTTTAAAATTATCGGGTTTAGAGAATGGGGAAATTTTGTCAGGGATGGGATTAAAAACAGATCAGGATAGCGGCTTGAAATTGATTGAAAAATATCAAGGAAATCCGATGTATTTGAAAGATGTTGCTGTTTTAATTAAAGATGTTTTTGATGGGAATGTGGCTGAGTTTTTAGCTGAGGATAGTTTGGTCATTACGAAAGAAATGCGATCGCACTTTAACCAATTATTCAACAGACTTTCACCCGTTGAACAGAAAATTGTTGTAGAATTGAGCAAATTTGATCAACCTGTATCCAGAGAAGAGTTAAGACAGCATTTAGATTTGTCCTCAATAGACTTAATTAATGGGTTACAATCTTTACAGCAACGGTATTTAGTTAGTAAAATTAAAACTGATCCAATTTTGTTTAATTTGTCTTTACTTTTTCAAGAGTACCTGAGAACAATAGAAAAAAATTCTATTAATCCCTAA
- a CDS encoding HNH endonuclease → MNKNTSEEVRKRAKYLCEYCHASEKWQYVQFTIDHIIPIEQGGANSLDNLALACFHCNRKKSNKIKAIDPESNSEVFLFNPRLHTWKDHFIWSIDKLYIIGLTSIGRATVQLLELNRNRIIDIRAADLIAERHPPKDDPVLADEISLE, encoded by the coding sequence ATGAATAAAAATACTTCTGAAGAAGTTCGCAAACGAGCCAAATATTTATGTGAATATTGTCATGCTTCCGAAAAATGGCAATATGTTCAATTTACGATTGATCATATTATTCCCATTGAGCAAGGTGGCGCAAACTCTCTTGATAATTTGGCTTTAGCTTGTTTCCATTGTAACCGTAAAAAATCGAATAAAATTAAGGCTATTGATCCAGAATCAAATTCAGAAGTTTTTTTATTTAATCCCCGTTTACATACTTGGAAAGATCACTTTATTTGGTCGATAGATAAACTTTATATTATTGGCTTAACATCGATAGGACGTGCTACTGTACAATTATTAGAATTAAATAGAAATAGAATTATTGATATTCGTGCTGCTGATTTAATTGCAGAAAGACATCCACCCAAGGATGATCCAGTTTTAGCTGATGAAATATCGTTAGAATGA
- a CDS encoding quinone-dependent dihydroorotate dehydrogenase, with protein MDIYRSTVRPLLFYGLKLDPEWAHHRALQLLSWIDQNQSQSPINWVESQLRPSFCLQDVRLQQKLWGLTFNNPVGLAAGFDKDGVAAGIWQSLGFGFTELGTVTLHPQPGNPQPRLFRLVEDQAVLNRMGFNNLGAEILAQRLQEKRQQQLMIPIGINLGKSKITPLEAAAEDYLGSFKLLKNYGDYFVVNVSSPNTPGLRSLQDAEQLSKIIEGLKMENTDNKPIFIKIAPDLEWDAIADVVHLSQTHKIAGIIATNTTIKREGLKTQWLPQTGSYITEEAGGISGAPLKKRSTEVIRWIYQNTQGQLPIIGVGGIFTADDAWEKITAGACLIQVYTGWVYEGPGMVKRILEGLLQKLDQYGLKSISEAVGFKP; from the coding sequence TTGGATATTTACCGTAGCACTGTTAGACCCCTTTTATTCTATGGATTAAAGCTTGACCCCGAATGGGCACATCATCGAGCTTTACAACTCTTGAGTTGGATTGACCAAAATCAGTCTCAGTCTCCGATAAATTGGGTAGAATCTCAACTTAGACCCTCATTTTGTTTACAAGATGTCCGTTTACAGCAGAAATTATGGGGTTTAACGTTTAATAACCCTGTCGGTTTAGCGGCGGGTTTCGATAAGGATGGGGTCGCGGCGGGAATTTGGCAAAGTTTGGGATTTGGATTTACAGAATTAGGGACTGTTACCCTCCATCCGCAACCGGGAAATCCGCAACCTCGATTATTTCGATTAGTTGAAGATCAAGCGGTCTTAAATCGCATGGGATTTAATAATCTAGGGGCGGAAATATTGGCGCAACGATTACAAGAAAAACGCCAACAACAATTGATGATTCCTATTGGAATTAATTTAGGAAAATCTAAAATTACTCCGTTAGAAGCCGCCGCAGAAGATTATTTAGGGAGTTTTAAATTGTTAAAGAATTATGGAGATTATTTTGTTGTGAATGTTTCTTCTCCTAATACCCCCGGATTGCGATCGCTTCAAGATGCTGAACAATTAAGTAAAATTATAGAGGGTTTGAAAATGGAAAATACAGACAATAAACCAATTTTTATTAAGATTGCACCGGATTTAGAATGGGATGCGATCGCCGATGTTGTTCATTTATCTCAAACTCATAAAATAGCCGGAATTATTGCGACGAATACTACCATAAAACGGGAGGGATTAAAAACTCAATGGCTACCCCAAACTGGAAGTTATATTACTGAAGAAGCGGGGGGAATTAGTGGCGCACCCCTGAAGAAACGGTCTACAGAAGTGATTCGTTGGATTTATCAAAATACCCAAGGACAGTTACCCATTATTGGCGTTGGGGGAATTTTTACCGCCGATGATGCTTGGGAAAAAATCACCGCAGGGGCTTGTTTAATTCAAGTGTATACGGGTTGGGTTTATGAAGGGCCAGGAATGGTAAAAAGAATATTAGAAGGACTCTTACAGAAATTAGATCAATATGGGTTAAAATCTATTTCTGAAGCTGTTGGTTTTAAACCTTAA
- a CDS encoding GAF domain-containing protein — MGLSEESIALDQPIMTLGRVLQTLQDEDNVDVLIETTLDYIKTEFNYSLIWIGLYDRLDHRLLGKGGIIPTEDSWLLKQRFILSPGDLLEQVVIELRPVVVPDLREETRAGEWRKAAQAFNIQGSILFPMRYKDRCFGVALLGSSEWGISPSSMEKELISMVLGTLATSLFQIETTWMYQQTKRPDQPFFKLLTQFRTLNTLDRCLEVAVETTHEFIEPTRTNVYWYYREGRYFWRRASNQQKMPGISLMKQAASGVTVQDLGEFYQALISDHLVSIGESYSSLRADTTERLMEKIRARSLLAVPILFNQEMLGFIAVEGQHPRIWQENEKQFLRGVAHLISLTAPLAEMEAKIRQIELDQSLTAKVTRAIVDDQDWQFSLKTTANLLCQRLNAGRFLLIKYQPETEDFKILYQHYPLNRTAIPSPLNALTYQDLQRFKNQTEILVVENYEEDEKLKSWRTQLRDAGVRSLMLCPVNGYITTGKNQQQKVPQELLVIGHESPRTWDRAEQELVKIVGQQLSVILHQWQLNQQIQSDEDFNRVLEDCWLTLQKTDQLPSIEQQFTQDIAQLLQSPLVVLLTWIEGSKKAKIVSCVARQATLSINTERLITVAKDPLIQHALSTEELFWWPVQELSAYTRQWFTSSVDKILVTALRTAKNHQPTGLLIIADPEQIHDESHISLTMLNLLVMQFAWSRRYLRIQDTLKTQHEELQWLNWYKQRRLEELYRTVGGGLKQLSELNNSPFQGSDPQKTQLSHLRYQQLLRQMGNALASTSSLIKQEQWRLHHHHDIVPITNLLRWVRERLNAIIRNKQIQFIVKQEGNFNVIGDRIKLELVCYEVLLTTCHRSEPGGMIEVVSRLCTDHELELFITDYGKINPQLIIELKMGSHPDLLAPSLLTSSPGQQLLICQQMLEKMGGDLLLEKSENQPLITRIILPVSSSS, encoded by the coding sequence ATGGGTCTATCCGAAGAATCGATCGCATTAGATCAACCCATCATGACATTAGGGCGTGTCCTCCAGACCCTACAAGATGAAGATAACGTTGATGTTTTAATCGAAACCACTTTAGACTATATCAAAACCGAGTTTAACTATAGTTTAATTTGGATTGGTTTATATGATCGTTTAGATCATCGCCTCCTGGGAAAAGGAGGAATTATACCCACCGAAGATTCTTGGTTACTCAAACAAAGATTTATTTTATCTCCGGGAGATTTACTCGAACAAGTTGTGATTGAATTGCGACCTGTGGTTGTTCCTGATTTAAGAGAAGAAACCCGTGCGGGGGAATGGCGAAAAGCAGCCCAAGCTTTTAATATTCAGGGCTCAATTTTATTTCCCATGCGCTACAAAGATCGGTGTTTTGGTGTAGCTTTATTAGGATCAAGTGAGTGGGGAATTTCTCCGAGTTCAATGGAAAAAGAACTGATTTCAATGGTATTAGGAACCTTAGCCACTTCTTTATTCCAAATTGAAACCACTTGGATGTATCAACAAACCAAACGACCTGATCAACCTTTTTTTAAACTGTTAACTCAATTTAGAACACTGAATACCTTAGATCGCTGTTTAGAAGTCGCCGTAGAAACCACCCATGAATTTATTGAACCTACGCGCACAAATGTTTATTGGTACTATCGAGAAGGACGGTATTTTTGGCGACGGGCGAGTAATCAACAAAAAATGCCCGGTATCAGTTTAATGAAACAAGCTGCTTCTGGGGTAACGGTACAAGATTTAGGGGAATTTTATCAAGCTTTAATTTCCGATCATTTAGTCTCTATTGGCGAGTCTTATAGTTCGTTAAGAGCCGATACAACGGAACGATTAATGGAGAAAATTCGCGCTCGATCTTTATTAGCTGTTCCCATTCTTTTTAACCAAGAAATGTTAGGATTTATTGCCGTTGAAGGACAACATCCTCGGATTTGGCAAGAAAATGAAAAACAATTTTTGCGAGGGGTTGCTCATTTGATTTCCTTAACTGCACCCTTAGCTGAAATGGAAGCCAAAATTCGACAAATTGAACTCGATCAATCCCTAACAGCTAAAGTTACCCGTGCAATTGTAGATGATCAAGATTGGCAGTTTTCTTTAAAAACTACAGCAAATCTTTTGTGTCAACGATTAAATGCGGGGCGGTTTTTATTAATTAAATATCAACCGGAAACCGAAGACTTTAAGATTCTTTATCAACATTATCCGTTAAATCGAACGGCTATTCCTTCCCCTTTAAATGCGCTTACTTATCAAGATTTGCAACGCTTTAAAAATCAAACTGAAATCTTAGTGGTTGAAAATTATGAGGAAGATGAAAAATTAAAATCCTGGCGAACTCAGCTTCGAGATGCTGGAGTGCGATCGCTGATGTTGTGTCCGGTTAATGGTTATATTACAACCGGAAAAAATCAACAGCAAAAAGTTCCCCAAGAATTATTAGTAATTGGTCATGAATCTCCTCGAACTTGGGATCGAGCCGAGCAGGAATTAGTTAAAATTGTTGGCCAACAATTGAGCGTTATTTTACATCAATGGCAACTTAATCAACAAATTCAATCTGACGAAGATTTTAATCGAGTTTTAGAGGATTGTTGGTTAACCTTACAAAAAACCGACCAATTACCATCTATAGAACAACAATTTACCCAAGATATAGCCCAATTATTACAAAGTCCTTTAGTTGTATTATTAACCTGGATTGAAGGTTCAAAAAAAGCTAAAATTGTCAGTTGTGTGGCGCGTCAAGCAACTCTATCAATCAACACAGAACGATTAATTACGGTAGCTAAAGATCCTTTAATTCAACACGCTTTATCAACGGAAGAATTATTTTGGTGGCCTGTACAAGAATTATCAGCTTATACTCGACAATGGTTTACCAGTTCCGTTGATAAAATATTAGTAACTGCCCTTCGCACAGCCAAGAATCATCAGCCGACAGGTCTTTTAATTATTGCTGATCCAGAGCAAATTCATGATGAATCTCATATCTCTTTAACCATGTTGAATTTGTTAGTCATGCAATTTGCTTGGTCACGGCGCTATTTACGAATTCAAGACACGTTAAAAACCCAACATGAAGAATTACAATGGCTGAATTGGTATAAACAACGGCGCTTAGAAGAATTATATCGAACCGTAGGCGGAGGACTGAAACAATTAAGCGAATTAAATAATTCTCCGTTTCAAGGTTCTGATCCTCAGAAAACCCAACTTTCCCATTTACGTTATCAACAATTATTACGTCAGATGGGCAATGCTTTAGCTTCTACGAGTTCTTTAATTAAACAAGAACAATGGCGACTTCATCATCACCATGATATTGTTCCAATTACGAATTTATTACGATGGGTACGGGAACGATTAAATGCTATTATTCGCAATAAACAAATCCAATTTATTGTCAAACAAGAGGGGAATTTTAATGTCATTGGAGATCGGATTAAACTAGAACTGGTTTGTTATGAAGTTCTATTAACAACCTGTCACCGTTCTGAACCTGGAGGCATGATTGAGGTTGTTAGTCGCCTTTGTACTGATCATGAATTAGAGCTTTTTATTACAGATTATGGTAAAATTAACCCGCAACTGATTATTGAGTTAAAAATGGGTTCCCATCCCGATTTACTAGCTCCCTCTCTGTTAACGTCTTCTCCGGGTCAACAGCTTTTAATTTGTCAACAAATGTTAGAAAAAATGGGGGGAGACTTATTACTAGAAAAATCAGAAAATCAACCTTTGATCACCCGGATTATTTTACCCGTATCTTCTTCAAGTTGA
- the recN gene encoding DNA repair protein RecN has translation MLLSLRIENFALIDHLDLDLGTGLNVFTGETGAGKSIILDAVDAILGGKVDRRSIRTGATRSLLEATFEIEKKWLNWLTEQEIDLVDGSLIVCSREVVITGDKLRSRSRVNGVLVNRKLIDQLRDRFIEITAQGQTLQLGQPELQQEWLDLYGGQALINARKEVSLAYTQAQTCSHALEKRRQFEQQRLQRLDLLTYQIRELDAATLTTPDELEQLQIEHQRLNHIVELQQQSYQIYQALYQNESGLAAADLLSQAEGKLTDLVEYDSQLQPILEIVSEAVAQITEAGRQIGSYGEQLESDPQRLEEVEDRIRDLKQICRKYGQNLGDVIEYYQRIQTELKDLEDEDQSIEALEEAYQHTLQTLKETCQQLTSLRQKAAHQLETHLIKELKPLAMKMVKFQVELHPISPTATGADQIRFCFSPNPGEPLQPLGAIASGGEMSRFLLALKACFSQIAGSGTLIFDEIDVGVSGRVATAIAQKLHQLSQRHQVLCVTHQPLVAAMGDHHFRVTKETIQTDCDLNSEGTDPETRTVVRVTPLTSPQRREELAQLASGESAQEAIAFAESLLSQAALMKK, from the coding sequence ATGTTGCTTTCCTTGCGAATCGAAAACTTTGCTCTCATTGATCATTTAGATTTAGATTTAGGAACAGGCTTGAATGTTTTTACCGGAGAAACGGGAGCCGGGAAATCCATTATTTTAGATGCGGTTGATGCCATTTTAGGGGGAAAAGTAGACCGCCGTTCAATTCGGACGGGAGCGACTCGATCTTTATTAGAAGCAACATTTGAGATTGAAAAAAAATGGCTTAATTGGTTAACAGAACAAGAAATTGATTTAGTGGATGGGAGTTTAATTGTTTGTAGTCGAGAAGTGGTGATTACCGGGGATAAACTTCGCAGTCGATCACGGGTAAATGGAGTCTTAGTCAATCGTAAATTAATTGATCAACTCCGCGATCGCTTCATTGAAATTACCGCCCAAGGACAAACCTTACAATTAGGTCAACCGGAACTTCAACAGGAATGGTTAGATCTCTATGGCGGTCAAGCTTTAATCAACGCTAGAAAAGAAGTTTCCCTCGCCTATACCCAAGCTCAAACCTGTAGCCATGCTTTAGAAAAGCGTCGTCAATTTGAACAACAACGGTTACAACGATTGGATTTATTAACCTATCAAATTCGAGAATTAGATGCAGCAACCTTAACAACACCCGATGAATTAGAACAATTACAAATAGAACATCAACGGCTGAATCATATTGTTGAACTTCAGCAACAAAGCTATCAAATTTATCAAGCTTTATATCAAAATGAAAGTGGGTTAGCGGCTGCCGATTTATTGAGCCAAGCTGAAGGTAAATTAACGGATTTAGTTGAATATGATTCCCAACTGCAACCGATTTTAGAAATTGTCAGTGAAGCGGTGGCTCAAATTACTGAAGCTGGACGACAAATCGGCAGTTATGGCGAACAATTAGAATCCGATCCTCAACGGTTAGAAGAAGTGGAAGATCGAATTCGAGATTTGAAACAAATTTGTCGAAAATATGGGCAAAATTTAGGAGACGTGATCGAATATTATCAACGCATTCAAACCGAATTAAAAGACTTAGAAGATGAAGATCAATCTATTGAAGCTCTTGAAGAAGCTTATCAACACACCCTGCAAACCCTAAAAGAAACCTGTCAACAGTTGACCAGTCTACGTCAAAAAGCAGCCCATCAATTAGAAACTCATTTAATTAAAGAATTGAAACCTTTAGCGATGAAAATGGTTAAATTCCAGGTCGAACTTCATCCGATTTCTCCAACCGCAACAGGAGCGGATCAGATTCGATTTTGCTTTAGTCCGAACCCCGGAGAACCTCTCCAACCCTTGGGAGCGATCGCATCTGGGGGGGAAATGAGTCGGTTTTTGTTAGCCTTAAAAGCTTGTTTTTCTCAAATTGCAGGGTCAGGAACCTTGATATTTGATGAAATTGACGTCGGAGTATCGGGACGAGTAGCCACCGCCATTGCTCAGAAACTCCACCAACTCAGCCAACGCCATCAAGTCCTCTGTGTTACCCATCAACCTCTGGTGGCTGCTATGGGAGATCATCATTTTCGAGTCACGAAAGAAACCATTCAAACGGACTGTGATCTCAACTCCGAGGGGACTGATCCTGAAACTCGAACCGTTGTTCGGGTCACTCCCCTGACTTCCCCCCAACGCCGGGAAGAACTCGCTCAATTGGCCAGTGGAGAATCGGCCCAAGAAGCGATCGCCTTCGCCGAGTCCCTCTTGAGTCAAGCTGCATTGATGAAGAAATAG
- a CDS encoding Uma2 family endonuclease, with translation MNALTVNLKSLIEMTDEQFFQLCQNNRELRFERNANGELIIMPPTGGETGNKNARITQQIMNWTDADGTGIAFDSSTCFKLPNGADRSPDASWIKLERWDALTDEEKQKFPPICPDFVIELLSPSDSLKTTQEKMKEYIDNGVGLGILINRKSRQVEIYRPEKEVEVLDSPATVSGEDVLKGFVLNLEMIW, from the coding sequence ATGAATGCTTTAACTGTTAATTTGAAATCATTAATAGAAATGACGGATGAGCAGTTTTTTCAGCTATGTCAAAACAACCGAGAATTGAGATTTGAAAGAAATGCAAATGGAGAACTAATAATTATGCCGCCAACGGGAGGAGAAACAGGAAACAAAAATGCGAGAATCACTCAACAGATAATGAATTGGACTGATGCTGATGGTACTGGCATTGCTTTTGATTCTTCGACTTGTTTTAAATTGCCTAATGGTGCAGATCGTTCTCCCGATGCTTCTTGGATCAAGTTAGAAAGATGGGATGCTTTAACTGATGAGGAAAAACAAAAGTTTCCCCCTATTTGTCCTGATTTTGTAATTGAGTTACTTTCTCCTAGTGATAGTTTGAAGACGACACAGGAAAAGATGAAGGAATATATAGATAATGGTGTGGGTTTGGGTATATTAATTAATCGTAAATCTCGTCAAGTAGAGATTTATAGACCCGAAAAAGAGGTTGAGGTTTTAGATTCTCCTGCTACGGTTTCGGGGGAAGATGTTTTAAAGGGTTTTGTGTTAAATTTGGAGATGATTTGGTAA
- a CDS encoding Uma2 family endonuclease translates to MNALTVNLKSLIEMTDDQFFQLCQNNRELRFERNANGELIIMPPTGGETGNRNGRLNQQLFNWTDADGTGIAFDSSTCFKLPNGADRSPDASWIKLERWDALTDEEKQKFPPICPDFVIELLSPSDSLKTTQEKMKEYIDNGVGLGILINRKSRQVEIYRPGKEVEVLDSPATISGEDVLKDFVLNLEMIW, encoded by the coding sequence ATGAATGCTTTAACTGTCAATTTGAAATCATTAATAGAAATGACGGATGATCAGTTTTTTCAACTCTGTCAAAACAACCGGGAATTGAGATTTGAGAGAAATGCAAATGGAGAGTTAATAATTATGCCACCAACGGGAGGAGAAACGGGAAATCGTAATGGTAGACTAAATCAACAATTATTTAATTGGACTGATGCTGATGGTACTGGCATTGCTTTTGATTCTTCGACTTGTTTTAAATTGCCTAATGGTGCAGATCGTTCTCCCGATGCTTCTTGGATCAAGTTAGAAAGATGGGATGCTTTAACTGATGAGGAAAAACAAAAGTTTCCCCCTATTTGCCCTGATTTTGTAATTGAGTTACTTTCTCCTAGTGATAGTTTGAAGACGACACAGGAAAAGATGAAGGAATATATAGATAATGGTGTGGGTTTGGGTATATTAATTAATCGTAAATCTCGTCAAGTAGAGATTTATAGACCCGGAAAAGAGGTTGAGGTTTTAGATTCTCCTGCTACGATTTCAGGGGAAGATGTTTTAAAGGATTTTGTGTTAAATTTGGAGATGATTTGGTAA